A genomic region of archaeon BMS3Bbin15 contains the following coding sequences:
- the cas9_7 gene encoding CRISPR-associated endonuclease Cas9, with the protein MHGKPLMPTTPGKARILLKQGKATVIQRTPFTIQLCYLTGKYKQDIELGIDAGYSTIGFSATTEKKELLSGELTLRKRISKLLKQRRSYRRARRNRLWHRKSRFNNRSKPEGWLAPSIQHKLETHLRLIEKLKKILPITKITIEVAKFDQQKMNKTEIKGVEYQQGELQGYEVREYLLEKWKHKCAYCGKNNLPLEIEHIIPKIRGGTNRVSNLTLACHRCNQKKCDKTAAEFGYPEIQKKANQTLKSTAFMNIVRKKVVNTLKCAWTYGYITKHDRIKLGLEKNHVNDAFVIAGGTTQSRTIPDMATQTRRNNRSIQTNRKGHKPSIRRQRYKLQPNDLVRYKEILCKVKGVSSYGKWVRLVTKAGEIINTNVKKVELVKYGKGIQF; encoded by the coding sequence ATGCATGGAAAACCTCTGATGCCCACAACACCAGGAAAGGCAAGGATTTTACTCAAACAAGGAAAAGCCACAGTGATTCAGCGAACACCATTTACTATACAGTTGTGTTACTTAACTGGAAAATATAAACAAGATATAGAGCTTGGCATAGATGCTGGATATTCAACCATAGGTTTCAGTGCAACAACAGAGAAAAAGGAATTACTATCAGGTGAATTAACCCTGAGAAAAAGAATCTCAAAGTTGTTAAAGCAGAGAAGAAGTTACAGGCGAGCTCGAAGGAATAGATTATGGCACAGAAAATCAAGATTTAATAATCGTAGCAAACCTGAAGGTTGGTTAGCACCCAGTATTCAGCATAAACTTGAGACACATCTCAGATTGATAGAAAAACTGAAGAAGATATTACCCATAACAAAAATCACCATAGAGGTGGCAAAGTTTGACCAGCAGAAGATGAACAAAACAGAGATTAAGGGTGTAGAATACCAGCAGGGCGAGTTACAGGGGTATGAAGTGAGAGAATATCTGCTGGAGAAGTGGAAACATAAATGTGCTTATTGTGGTAAAAATAATCTTCCTCTGGAAATTGAACATATAATCCCTAAAATCAGAGGAGGAACAAACAGAGTTTCAAATTTAACTTTAGCATGCCATAGATGCAATCAGAAAAAATGTGACAAGACAGCAGCAGAGTTCGGATATCCAGAAATACAGAAGAAAGCAAATCAGACATTAAAATCAACTGCGTTTATGAATATCGTTAGAAAAAAGGTAGTGAATACCCTAAAATGTGCTTGGACTTATGGATATATCACCAAGCATGACAGGATTAAATTAGGCTTGGAGAAGAACCATGTGAACGATGCTTTTGTAATCGCTGGTGGAACAACCCAGAGCAGAACAATACCAGATATGGCCACACAAACTAGGCGAAATAACCGGAGTATTCAAACCAATCGAAAAGGGCATAAACCATCTATAAGACGACAGAGATATAAATTACAGCCCAACGATCTGGTGAGATATAAGGAAATCCTGTGTAAAGTAAAAGGAGTATCCAGTTATGGTAAATGGGTCAGATTGGTAACCAAAGCAGGTGAAATTATTAACACCAATGTTAAGAAGGTGGAGTTGGTAAAATATGGAAAAGGAATACAGTTTTGA